GCCATATcctatgctgggatcccatactggaagtcgttttgagtcctgactgctctgcctctACTAGGGCTCTCTACTGATGCagccgggaaagcagtagaggatggcccaggtatctgggtttctgccactcacatggaagccgtgagtgcagttcctggctcctggcttcaacccacaGCCACTACAGAGGTTTGGACAGTGCATCAGCAGACTaaagctctcctcctctccctctttctcttgctctacCCTTCAtacacactgatttttttttaagacttatttatttgaaagagtgacagagataagACCGAGGtcctgcacccactggttcactgcttagatgaccgcagcagccagggctagctgatgctgaagccaggagcttcctttggttctcccacatgggccgttctctgctgtttttcttaggccattagcagggaactagatcagaaaagcagcagcaggattcaaactggcacccatatgggatgccagcatgtaggcagtggcttaacccacttaaGTGTCAGcagccattcaaataaatcttttgttgttgtcttttgttttttaaacttccatccgctggtccactccccaaatagccacgatggtcagagctgagccaattcgaagccaggagtcaggagcttctttcagatctcccacatgagtgccacagCCTAAGAACTTAACAcattctctgctattttcccaggccataagctgggagctggatgggaagtggggtagctgggattagacccagtgctcaaatgggatgctggtgctagtaAACACATGGTTAGCccgttgagccacagtgctgaccttcaaatacatctctctctctttttttaaagatttatttatttttatgaccaagtcagatatacgcagaggaggagagacagagaggaagatcttctgtccaatgattcactccccaagtgactgcaatggccggtgctgcaccaatccaaagccgggaaccaggaacctcttccgggtatcccacgtgggtgcagggtcccaaagctctgcgccgtcctcgactgctttcccaggccacaagcagggagctggatgggaagtggagttgctgggattagaaccagcgcccatatgggatcccagggcatccaaggcgaggactttagccgctaggccacgccactgggccccaaatacatctcttaaaaaaaaaaaaaaaaaaggagtggccAGCAGTGTAACACAGTAGGCTAACcttccatctgtggtgccagcatcccataggggtgccactttgggtcctggctgctccacttccaattttagtatatgtgctgctgaagcaagcactggctgctccacttcccgtccagctccctgcttatggccttagaaagcagtagaggatgtctcagcaccttgcgaccctgcactcatgggggagctccagaaaaagctcctggctcctggttccagccattGCTAACATCtccagaatgaaccagcaaacggatCTAACTCTGTCTtaccttctaactctgcctttcaaatatatatatatatatacacaaaatgagAGTGGGGGCTGAGGGCTAGCTGCTAAGCAGAGACTCTGCCAGCTGGCAGTGGGGCAGGGCAGCTCACCTGACAGACAGCAGCGGAGGCTGggtgatttcaaagacaaatttcTCCACTGGGCGGTGCTCTTTATCCAAAATCACCACCACCACTTTCTCCACATCGTTCTGCAAGGACAGAAGTCCCTCACAGCACGGCCAGGCAGCCCACTCCAACCCCACACTCCCcacctgagccaggctggaaaAGGCACACTCGGCTCTGCTCAGTCGCTCGGACAAGGACCCACAGGTCCAGAAACTCTGAGaccagaaaaggagagaaagagggaaccCGGAGGGGCTGGAGGTGGAGAGGGTAACAGACATTGCAAGAACCCAGAACCCTCTGGGGCAGCCGCAACTCAGAGCGGGGCTCCAGGCCTAAGCTCTGCCCCTGGTCTACCTGTTCAGGGCTCCCTCCAGACTAAGGGGAGCAGGCTTGGAGTGTGAAGGCACGGGTGCCCCACAGGGTACCAGAATCGAGCCTGGCAGGCCtgagcagggatggggtgggagggcagtggTTGGCAGGGCCTGGTGTCCCTCACCTTCTCCAGGAGTGGCCGGACGCAGTGCAGGGTGTCCTGGATGtactggttcagctctgggtgGCAGGACATCTGCACACGACACACAGGCCAGCGGCTGCTGCCGAGGCATGGCCCAGATAGAATACACACATACCCCCAAAACCCAATCACTCTCCAGGACCACCCACCCTGCCTGAGACTACCCACCCTAAACTCGTCCAGCATGGAGGAGAAGGCGAGAAAGCAACTGCAGGGCCATCATTTAAGAGAGGGGCGGGGTTCCCACTATAGGGCCTCTCCGGAGTCAGAAGAGGCCCAgcgcctggcgcggtagcctggtggctaaagtcctcgcctctcatatgccaggattccatttgggttccagttcatgtcccggctgttccacttcccttccagccccctgcctgtgacatgggaaagcagtgaaggacggcccaaagctttgggaccctgtacccacatgggagacccagaagaagctcctggctcctagctttggataagttcagctccggcctttgtagccgcttggggagtgaaccagcaaatggaagatctttctctgtctctccttctctctgtaaatctgactcttcaataagaataaataaatctttaaagccgATCCGGCTCAGAAAGATTTAGAAATCTTTCACAAAGTGAAGCACTGAGGAACTATATGGCCTCAGCTTTAAGAATCTCATGGAGGGAGAGGGTGCTCACTCCTTTTCCCTCTGCAAGCCTCCACTACTCTACTTCCCCAGGGACAAGCACCTGTGGAGCAGGTGCTTACTGCTGGCCTGCCTTGAACCTTCAACAGCCTCTCAGAGTTTTGACtcaaagagcagagagagaaggtaCCAGAAACCTGCAACAGCCCCGGGCCTGCCTCCAGGTTCACCGCTTGCCGGAGCTCCTTTAACCCCTCCAAAGCAGCCACTTGGTTCCCGCGCAGCCAGGTCACTAGcggtgggggatggggaggtcCGCAGGGCGAGAGGGGCCGGGCCAGCCTGGGGATGGGATTTCCCTCCAAGTCCCCTCCTCACCACCCCGGGACTCACCTGGACCGGCACGTTGTACTTCTTGCGCTTCTGGAAGATGCCCACCGGGTAGACCTCACGCACGTAGAGGATGAGGTGCACGGCCACCTCCAGGAACTCGCACAACACGTCCGCCACCACTGCAGGGAACACAAGACCCGCCGCGCGCTCGTGGCCGCCCGCGGGCCCCCCGGCGCCCAGTCCGCATGCCCGGCCCCCCTACCTTGGCCAAAGTTGAGGTCCTGTCGCGTGAGCGTGGTCATCCTCCCCGCTACCTGGGGGTGGGACAAGGCCGGGGGTGGGTCCCCAGGCCGGGGAGCACCAGGAGGACCGGCACCAGGCGCCCCCTCCCGCACCGAAGCAGGGACGCAGAGGCCGGAGCTTGGGGGGTCCTCAGCGGCGCCCCGATCGGCCTCCCGCGCCCGAGACCCGCAGACAGGAAAGCGCGGTGGACGCGGAGGGAAACAGTCGGAGGCGCAGGGCCGAGCGCGCAGAGCCAGACACGCGAGGAGATGAAGCGGGGCTTCCTACGGGGCCGGACCCCTCCCTCGTGGGACTCCggctccctctcccttcctcggAACCGGCTCCGACCGCGGTTCCTGCAGCGGCTCCGGCCGGGGACCCAAGGCGGGGAGGCAGCGCCCGGAGCCCTCGCGCCTCCCGCTCAACCCGCAGGCTCGGCGCCGCTCGGTGACGTACGCGGCGCCCGGGCGGGTCCTAGCGCCGCCGCCCAGCCACGCCCCTTCCCTGTCCTGCCCAACCCGGGCCACGCACAGGAAGGGCCCAGTGGGGGGCATGGGCGGGCCCAGGGCACCGTGGGCGTGGCCTCGGGGTACGCATCTTACGCGCTGTGGGCAGGGAATGGGCGGGCCCAGAGCGCAATGGGCGTGGCCTCGGGAAACACGTGGCGCTCTGTGGGCGGGCCCAACGCTTGTGGGCGGGGCCTTGGAGGGAGACCCCGGTCCGCAGGGGCGGGGCTTCGGTGGCGGGCCCAGTACAATGTGGGCGGGGCTTTGGCGCTAGCTTCAAGTGGGTCGCCTCCCTACCACGTGGGGCGCAGAGGCCATCGGGCAACTCAGCTGGGAACGCCCTGTACTTTCCCCTCGTGGAGACAATGGGGGACACCGGGTGTGAGCTGAGGGTACAGACACCTGCTAACCGTGGGGTGTGCGTCTCCCAGCGCTCAACTGCCCAACCGAAAGCTAATCTACCTACTCGAGAGGCGGAGACAGAGGCAGATGGGGCACACCGGGCACGCCCCCGCCCCATCCCCACATGATGTCTTAAATTCGGACCAGCTCTGCTGTCCTAGAGGGTGATGACAAGCGGAGGGAACCTACTGATTTGGGAGTGACGGgaaccgcttcccatccagttccgtctaatgcacctgggaaaagcagccgaggtggcccaagtacatgggcgcCTGCTgccggctttggatcgactcaacAACTCTGACCAttttggttatttggggagtgacccaaatGAGGGACCCAGATGGGGGATCTCTGTTTCTTACCCTCCatttctctaactcttcctttcaaataaataaatatctaaaataaaattaagcacTAACATAAGCCAAGGACTCATGTGTCCGATACCGTTTCTTATTCCTTCAGTAACCCTAGGAACCAACTATCCGTTTCACATTCCCCTTTTATAGAGGGCAAAAGTGTTCCCTAATTCACCAACCCCCACAGTCCACACAGAAAGACAGGTCTGGCGGGATGTCAGCCCTTGTTTCCATCAGCAATGTTCACGGTTTACACCTCATTACTGGAGTACTGTGCTGAACACACAGGCGATGGGAAGGCCAATTAAAACCCAGAAATCTGCAGCAGAATCCCCAGGGAGGCTCTCAACGGCTGCATTGCCTGCAGCCCTGACCCAGGGCAGAGCACTGGCCCTTTAAGCAGCATGCCAAGGCCCTAATTGCCCCAGGGAGTGTGGGGATTGCTTGGTAGTTTAGGCTGTTCCTAGGGAATGTCTGCATTCTGTAAAATTGCAAAGCTTAATCCAAAGGGATGGGTGAACATGGTAGCACTGTGGAGGCAAGCAACCTTTCTCAAGCCTTGGGGACCTGTCCCTGTTGAGGCACTACATGAGCTTGTGTACACAGGGCTGGCTAAGTGGTCCACTGGCTTGTGGACGGTCTCCTGGCTCCGTCAGATTGAATTCTTGCTGCTATTTGGTTTGTTACCCAGACTCCTAAGCTGCTGTCTTGCTCAGGGGTGGAGAGGTGGGGAGTGACCAAATGTTTGTAATGGGGTGCTTTTCACCTAGTCTACAGTGGGAGCAGGTGTAAGACAGACAGAATCGAGCCACACCCTCCCTTCCCAGGCCGCTGAAGAGACCTAGGCCTCCTGACACACAGCTGAGAATGTTGTAGAAGTATGGAGGAGCAAACCCTATGAGGAAATGAGGCTCCGACAGCCTTCGCTGGGACAGCAAGCACTCGCCTGCCTTGAGCCCCACATGAAAATATCTGGATGTGGAGCCTTGCCTTCAGAGCCCATCAGAAAGAAGGTAGCGGTGCTGGGGACAAGGGAGAGCAGGGATTCGACTTGCATTACCCCAATCCCCAAAAGGCCTCAATCACCTATTTGTCTGCGAAAGACAGGCTTGGCATATGTTCTCTAAACTGCTGAGGGGCCAAGAAGCTGGGGACAGGACtggccaggagccccgggtgggCCCCATCCATCCCTGGGGACTCTGTGCATCTGGCTTCCCCTAGCTTAATCGCATCAGCATGATGGATGGCTGAGGAACGGGTTGCATCAGGGGGTTAATTCATTATAGTCTTGAAGACCCATGTGCTGGGAGACTGTCTTCCAGTGTTATTTGCACGGTTTTCACCATCATGAGGATGTGTGGAGAGGCATCTGGGAGGCATCTGGGAGCAAAGCATGGCTGTTGCCAGCTGGAGCAGATCCCTAAGGGCCTGCAACGGGGATGGAGGGGAAAACATCACTCCCAGAGAAATGTCACTGGAGCTGAGAGGAGGGGCTGCGGAGAAGTATAAGCACCTGAACACAGGCCAAGGCCAGCCTGGGCctgcaggacacaggcagggagctggctcacacCAGGGGCCACAGCACCCCCAGATCCCAGATGCGACCAAAGCCCACCTACCCATCAGGCCGTCAGAGAGTGTGCCCTCAGTCACCCTGCCTAAGGTGCCCAGTCACTGAACACTTTGGGTGGCACGAGAGGACACCACACACAGGCTGGCAGCCATTTCACTGGCAgcacagtgaatgaatgaatgagaccaCAGGAGGaattaaatgatggaaaacagtGGCTCCTTCCTGAATATCTGCTTGATCTAGTTGAGGGGCACTGGCCAGGTGGTGCAGTGGGCAGGGCAGAGCTGTTCCCAAGGACAAAGCTAAGACTATAGAACACTCCTTAACAATGGCagccccaaccccccaccccaggcctacTCACATAGCCAAcctgctgcttttttcccagcacaACTGCTTACCTAGCTGGGTGGTCCTTCTTTCCCTGGACCTGAGCTTGCTCTTACAGAAGTTGGGCTGAGAAACAACACACCCACTCCTGGGCGATGGTTGCTAGGCTGCTCGCACGCTCCAGAGAAGCCTTCATGCTTTTCCAAATCCCAAGCCAGAGCCCTGACCTTTGGCCAGCATCACCTGGCGACTTCTAACACTTCAAAGCAAGGCCTGCATGTGCTCCTGCTCCGTCTTCTCCTCTGACCTCCCATTAGTCCCAGGGGCCTGCAGACCATCTATTGTCAGAACTTTGACCTCTGCCCCAAGACGCTCAGTGTTCTGCTATCCCAGGCTTTCCAAGatccactgaggccatctggacTCCCTAAGAGTTCTGATTCAACTCACCTGCcacttaaacaacaacaacaacaaactgctCCACAAGCCctaatgcccccccccccccgggctgTGTGTGGCTCAGTGACCTGAATGTGATCACCAGGTGTAACTCATCCCCACCACCAAGCCCAGAACACTCTCCTCCCTCCAAGTAGCAAAGCCAGACCTCCCCACATTCCCTGTGCCCCAGTCCCTGACAGCTACTAACGTTCTTCGGGTCTCCACGGACTTGCCCTTGCTGGACCTTTCCTGGGGTGGATTCACACACCCTGCTGCACTTTTAGTTCAGCTTGCTGCACTTAACGTCGTGTGTCCAGACTTCATCCAGATGGCGCCTGCATTAGGACTGATTCCTGtttatagctgagtaatattccccTGCGTGGACATGGCACATGTGTTTACCCCCTCATCCGCTGGTGGACATTTGCGTCCGCTTTGGTCATCCAGCTGTCACATATTGAGACCCAAAGTCACCAGAGCCTGCACGGGACAGGAGCCCAGGCCTCTCCTGACAGCCACCACTCGCTCCTGCATCACCCTGGGAGAGTAGAGTGCGAGAAGGCAGAATGCTCACCCCACTGGAGATCTTGAAGGACAGCCTGCCCGCGTCCTGCTCCCAGCACACACCAGGAGTTGAGCCAACCACACCTCCCCTCTGAGGAGGAGAATCATTCCCTTGCCAAACTCCCAGGCCCAGGCCATGGTCAGCTGCTCTCCGCCACAGTTCCTAACTGGATTCCCTGCTCTTGCCCTTACTCCACTGTTTTCTTTTCTCAACTCTAAGAATCAATGTGCCCCAgaaggcaactgcctaggttgccttggacataggcaagtgtcacactgctggaaggaaggcagacagtagctggtgggcattctgggcctggttaatgccaaatttgtgttaactatacctaCCAGTGTGCCAGaatagttgcttattcttttctctctctctctctctctttctccctttctctctctctctctccctctctctccctctctccctcactcctcctctctttaaagtgggaaaggcagggaactctggccttgcacatgccactCCAGCACCCaggcagattgcccagggaagggcatTCAGGGACATATCTGAGCCAGAGCATCTGCGAGCATGTTGGACAGGGGAGAAATGACTTCAGGGGGTTTCCATGGAGCAGGTCACTGCGCTCACAGACAGATGAGGGAGCTGAGAAAGATTGGTTAAaggagggggaaagggagggcATGCCTGTGTCAGGCCAAGGTacttacccacatgggagacttgggctgggctaaataacaTTGCCTGCTGCCCACTGGGGCTGGGAGATACACCcggctgtgctaggctgcagtACTTACCCAGGAGTGTCAGAACAAGGGGTGGACCACATTAGgatgggtcacagcacccaccaaaacacaAGAGAATGAGATCTGGGGGGCAGATTATGTAGGGGAATTGTGGGTTTGCCCTTGTGGGACTGTAGTACCCACTAATTTACTTGGAAAGGTGGCTGCGGTGACGGAGCCgagtcaggctagaccacagaacccACCTGACTGGAACCCAT
This window of the Ochotona princeps isolate mOchPri1 chromosome 2, mOchPri1.hap1, whole genome shotgun sequence genome carries:
- the MAD2L2 gene encoding mitotic spindle assembly checkpoint protein MAD2B; translation: MTTLTRQDLNFGQVVADVLCEFLEVAVHLILYVREVYPVGIFQKRKKYNVPVQMSCHPELNQYIQDTLHCVRPLLEKNDVEKVVVVILDKEHRPVEKFVFEITQPPLLSVSSDSLLSHVEQLLRAFILKISVCDAVLDHNPPGCTFTVLVHTREAATRNMEKIQVIKDFPWILADEQDVHMHDPRLIPLKTMTSDILKMQLYVEERAQKSS